The Acinonyx jubatus isolate Ajub_Pintada_27869175 chromosome B3, VMU_Ajub_asm_v1.0, whole genome shotgun sequence genomic interval atatgaggggaaaaaatgcagcTTTTATGTAGCATCATCCAAGTGcatgttattcatttttcctatataattcaatatatattatacCTCAAGGGTATATTTTCCCTAATGAGACTAATTTGCTTTAATAGGCATAATAATGACTCCACTGTACCTAATACCTTTATCCCCAAACACTTTCATGTGATTTAGCAGTTCCATGATGAAACACACGGATCATGTGCATGTGTGGCCAGGAGCTGTGGTTCATCTTACACACAACTCTACAAATTTAACCTTCTGCTTTCTGcatttagttgtttgtttgtttgtttggttccCTTTGGTACTGGGCACACTTGGGAAACAAAGTTTTAAGGAGATTTTGTCTCAcagttaaaatataaacaagtCTGCTTCTAAAGGAAAACTCATGCAAACTTTCTGTCTACCCCTCCACTCATTGGAGGAGACTTTGGAAGTAAGAATTCATACATAACTTTGCGACATCTGAAGTTCCAGCACAGAACTTAAATAACAACACGTCTTTCTACTGTATATTCTCCTCTTGGGAAACATATAAATAGATACATGCATTTGGttctaaaacaaaaagttaaGGAAGTGAGGAGAAAAATACATCTACTCACATCAGTTACCATTTGAGGATTTCATTTTATGCCAGAGTTGAAGAGCTTATAAAGCTGACTCTGAATGACAAAACTCTCTGAATTTAGTATGTGGAAGATTTGGGAggtatgcaaatatttatagcaCATCTCTATCTTGTTTTGGGTTGGCTTTTTGTTACCTACAAGTaaatttgctttctctgtttAAACCCATTTACCAGTACAAGCAGTACAATAACTCTCACCTTGCAAGTAACCACTGAAACCTACTGGTGTAAGGCATTCAAACTGCAAATGGAAAATCTACCCAGTCAAGTGGTGCTACAGTGCTCTCCCTTTAAACACAGCAGCAGCACTGCCTGGCTGCTGGAATGGCCATGCTGGGGAGGCTTGTAAATGTTCCATGTATTATACAGCCTGGGCAGAGAGGGTGATTTAACCCAACTAAaagaattttaacttttctatttcCTGACTTTCAGGGGTTTAAATTTTTAGCCTTAAACTGGCATTGTTGAAGGTTTTTTACATTGAGTAATGGGATCATTATTTCTCCCCCCACTGAAAGAGGTTCCTCCAAGAACAGAACCATGTGGCTAGGCAGAATTCAATCCCAAAGGGATTGCATAGGAATCGCTCAGGCAATAAAATCTACTTAGGGAATTTGTATTGTCAGCTTGCCAGAACATCAGATTCACACCTCTGGTCCTGCAGGAAGGTGCTAGGGGACTTTTTAAAGCTCCCCTGTTGCCGTGACCTTGGCTTTCTATCCTTACAAGAAATGGCTCACCGGTCAGCCACTGTCATGGGGTAGGCTTTTGATCCTGCAGGAAACAGAACCAGCCTTGTTCTCCCAATCCTCTATCTACCCTGGGAGTCTTTCAAGAGTGGCAGCCACACGGTTGTATGTAGCCTCCACATCATACATAAAACCCTGGCCCAGCATTTCTGGTGCTAATCTCTGGTTGTTGtaaactctctctctgccccctacagCCATTAAACCTACAGGCTGAATAGGATAGAGtaacataacaacaacaacaacaacaccttaACATGTAAGAACTGTGATAACACAGAATTGTAGAAATTGGGGTAAAATACAAAGCATTGGTATTGTCTAAAAACCCTTCCTTATTTTCCTAAGTTTCCCCctcaagaaatttcttttttcttttgtttctactaTACTGATCCTTACTCATTATAATGGTTTTGTTAAATGCTGTCCcccaaaaagatttttattaaatgctCTACCAAAGTTGTTCTACATTATTAAGATATGCACTTAAGCATCTTTGTAGACCTTTTAAAATATGAGGAACTTTTACATGTGCGAATTCCTATATAGCATCAacagaccttttaaaaattattttttcacatttgcaCAAAGGACATACATGTACTGAACAAAACTGATAGCACTTACGTGGGTCTtcctgaaaaagaatttagagtCACTCATATTAATTTAGAAACCAtttcatttgaattaaaaaaaaatgaatcatgaaaaggatatttttttccctctttcctcaggaagaaaaaaaaatttttagattaaTTTAATCTATAAAGAtatatctgttttgtctctcttgGCTTAGAAAAATGACTCTTTTGAGaggttacatttatttcttttttttacatttctcttctttaGACTCTATGTTCTCACCGAAAACCACACTGTTGGATCTCTTGGCAATTTTTTCCATAAGTATCCTCCAGTCATGTCAATGGCAAAATGATGACAGTCTGTGTTCCCACTGACTCGGACACGACTCAAATGCGACTGACCCTGAGGAAAAGGTGGGATGTCGGCTCTTTCACTGGTcgtggggggcaggcagagttTTTAGACTTGACAGGACCGCTGTgctggcagagggaggagaagagagtgcATCCTGAATGTAGCAAGGGGGCCTCTTGGTTCCGCAGCCTTCATCAGAGGGGCCTACCTGAAACTCTCCAGTCTCAGGAAGGGCTGAACCCAGCCAGGAAGAAGACAAGTGATGTGTGACCCGCTCTACTGATGCTGTAGATTGCTGGGATACAGACCCTTGCTGCAAGAATACAGTCAGACGACTCCTGGCCTGCAGGGCTTTGGTGACCCCAGCCAAGACTGGAGCGGCCAGATTCTGGTGTGGATCGCAGTTTCTCTCAGAAACCGGAAAACACCAGCTTGGAATTTCACAGCCGGGGTCCTCAGTCCCAAATGGAAGGCACCTTCCCTACCCAATCCCCACTCAAAGATCACCTAGCAAATTCCTCGTGGGCCACAGCTAGAGAGCATTTTCCCAATACAGTAAAAGTGACCCCTGCTTCTATTTACTTTGTGGTCTTCTCTTTCCCTGGCTACCACCTCTCCCGGGGTGCACTGAAATTCTCTTaacattatagtttttaaaatgagatggTTTATATCTTCTCTGTATCCCGGATAACTAAGAGTTGAGCTGGGCTACAAGATGCAACCCAGAACAAGAAAAGCGTAACTGTAGTCTGGAGTCCTGGGAGAGAGCTTGGCTAACTGGCTAGCTACCACTCACAGTTCCGAGCCACTTGGGTGCAGCTAGCGGTGTTAATTACGGGTTCTAATTTTATTGCGGCTCGACTCCTCCTGGTTTGTCCCCACTATAATGCTCTTAAAAAGAAACACCCACAGGCACACACCACAACGAATCCCCAAGGAAGACAAAGGTAGATTTCTCTGCCTGGGGGGTTGACACTCTGAGAGCGCCTGGGGAACCAGAAGGGCAGATTCACGCAACCGGGAACAGATCTCAGCGAAGAGCAGCTAATTCCGGAGTCTTCTTTGTCCTCCTTAGTGTTCCTCTTCCTGCAGTTCAGCGGAGGCGCTCCTGGGGCACGCTGCCGATACCCACAGTAACTGTGGTCCGGTGCCCAGGCCCTGGAGTAGCCTGAGTCTGCAGAAGGCAGTGCACGCAGCTGGCGCCTAATAACGGTTTCCTGTCCTCACCGGGTCAGTCCCGACCTCTTCAGCGGTGGCGTGAAGTGTCGTGGAGTCTGTATACAGTGAGAAAGCAAGGGTACAGGCCCTCTTTGCCGCAGGCTCTTGGCGTCCTTAGGTGGGTTTCTCCCCCTAAGTGATAGAGGCGGGAAGGAGGAGTGTCCAATGTCCGTGCTGACACCTGCGGTAAGGGGGCTTCTCTCTGTACTTCAGCAAGAGCTGTGCCTGCAGAATAGGGAAAAAGGGAGAACAACGACACTGGGAGCATGGTGGGGTTTGCACTCCTGTCTGCTTCATGAATCGTGTGATCTCATTTAATGTGTTTTGTGGGCTTTTATTTAATGTCAGtctctgttttatctcttatGACACTGGAAAGGTAGTATCTCCTTTGTATGATTATTGTGGTGCTTGGGTGTTGTAAGCCCTCAGCAAATGGTAGGATGAGCCAGAGGACCATGGTCTCATCACTCCCTTTCCTTTAGAGGAGCCTCTTGGCAGTTTTCAGTTTTCCGCTGTAGAACAGAGACAAGTCACAGAACCGTGGCGCTGAATAGCCTCTGGGGATCGCAAGAGGATGGAGCCCTGCAGTGTCTGGAAGATGAGCTTTGGGTGAATCATGAAAAGACTAATGCTCGAGTTTGCCTTGGAGTGTTGTAGAGGAAGGTATGGGGATTTGGAGCCCAGTGGAGAATTGGGGGTGAAGGAGCAATTGGAAGAGGAAACTAAAAATTTCGGGCTATAGATGTTCTGTGGATTTTCAAAGGCCTTTCCCAATCTTTGGAAAAAATTACTGTGGGAGCATCATCAAAACTGACACCTGTAGGTGGCGCTATGAAGAGGTGACTTGGCCGGGAGAGAGGTAGCCAGGGACTTGAGGACCGCAGCAGATTTTCCGTGACTCCGACCCTGACTCTGCTCCCGGCCCTGCTTCCTGTTTTCAGAGGGATGGTGAGGACTATGCAGCAAGATTCTCCGCTTTCAAGGTCAGCGCAGGGCTAGCTGGTGGTGGAATTTgcccagagaaggagacaggTTGGAAATCCCGCGCCTCAACCGCACCGAGCTGGGCAGCTCCACCACTCTGTCCATTGCCCGGTTGTGAGCACTCGCCCGGAGGGAACCGCGAAGTGAGCGAGCCTGTTCTCTGCATCACTGAAAATGGGAGGAACGCCAGTGCTTAGCTCCAAGACTGGCCCGCAGGTCGGTTTCGGCTTCTTGAAGCCTGCAGGCAACTCCAACTTGACAAGAAAGCTGAATTCAACATAATCTGGACCAAGATGGGGAGGGAACCTGAAGGGCTTTGCATTTGCTCGAGAGCCCAAACCAAGGCTTAGACGTGCGGCCTGGTTCGTATTTATCTTTTCCAGACAGCCATTGGGCCAATCGGGTCTTCGGAAGGAGGCAACCCCCCTGCCCTTACAGGGACCCTGAGGGCAGGGTCTTTTAAGAGCCCCGCAAAGCTTTTCCCACACGCAGCGGCAAATCTCTTGAGCTGCTTCAGCTCAAGGCTGTAGAGTGACCGCGGACGGTGTCCTCCTCTTGGTATGGCTCCTACAGATGCTTAGACCCAGGCGAGACGAAGTGCCCCCTCCCTCTGACAAGGAGGCTCAGCCTGGCCTCCCAGAAGGGAtcctccctgtccctgcccccaacCGGATCCGATCCTTGATAGCACTTGAGAGATCGCAGCCACAAGTTTTGCTCtttgcacgcgcgcgcgcgcgcgcgcacacacacacacacacacacacacacacacacacaatgtgttctctttcatttgcggatttaataaacaaatgtaacCATATCACATGGGGCTCCGAGCCGTCCTTCTGAAAGCAATTCCGCtgttgaaaactgaaaaatgggTGTAATTTGCGTTCAGAAAGTGATGTTAGGGTCATGGCAATTTCCCgggcagttatttatttttactttaaagtctTTAGGGAAGATTTGCTTATATACTCGGAAACCTTCCAATGCGAGAGTACCAGCAATCCGGTTCGCCTTCAAcgcggcgggggggtgggggggtggagaacAATTACTGAGTGACGCTAATATGgggaaactgaaaagaaatgtcGATTGTTTTTATTGTAACAGAAGGagtgaacaaacagaaaaaccaaccCCGGGTGATCGGAAACAGGCAGGCGGGGAATTAAAAGCGGGTCTCAGGCGGCAacaggcccctcccctgcccttggaAGGAGAAAGCGGGTGAGGAGCGCTCGCAACCCCGGGGGCCAGTCGCACGGCCCGCAGCGGGATTTCCGCGCTCTGGCCGGACCCCGCACGCTGCTACCCTCCGGGGAAAGGGTCTTGAATCGTAAGCAACGACAGGAAGGCGGAGAGGCGGCAGGGAGGCTTTGGCGATTCTCGGAGAATCTTCTGGGCTCCTTCTGGGGGCCGCacagcaccccgcccccccccgtcGCCCCACCTCCACTTGGGCTGGTACGTCCCGCGGCGTCCGCAGCCCGGTTAAGTCCAGGCCTGCAGGTCAGTGTGTGGGCACCTCCACACCCCAACCCGGGTCCCCGGCTGGGGCTGAGGGCCCTGGCGGTCTATCTCTCCTTCACCCCAGAAATTTCCGCTGTGGCCACCTCTGGCGACTCCGCCCGCTGCTTCACGCGCAGATCCCGCCTGGCCCGCAGCTCAGCGTGGACCCTCCCTCGCCTTAGGCACGGGGTGCGCTTCCGGCTGCCACGTGCCGCAGCAGGCGCGGGGAGGTCGAGGGGGCGGAGGAGCTGCAGCTGACCCCGTGTGGCCTGGACAGAGCAGTGGGCAGGTCGGGGTTGGAACCCGTGGCCCAGGCGTTAGCAGTGTGGCGAGCACCGAAGTCCGGCCTCTTTTTCCGCTCTCCGCCGCGCTCTTTTACTTACCCTGCAAGAGCGCTCCTTTGGGAGAACCGGGGGCGAGATCTTGTTTctacctccttccctcctcacaAGGCTGGAAGACGTGACTGTGCTCTGGAAACCCGTCCTGGAGCTCAGACTCTGCCTCCTCTCCATCCCTCGGAGCTCCCTGGGTAGGGCGAGAAGTGGGCACGGCCGGATGTGCCTGCCCTGGCTCCTGACCCCAGGAGGAAGGCAGGTCGGAGGCATCTGCCCCTTAATATTCTTCTCTGTCAACCCTGCTCTTCACGAGTGCTACTGAGAACAGCCGGACCCCTCTCCTGCGCGTACACACGCCCATCTCTCATTCTATCCCCCAGCCGCAGCCCTAGCTGACCCGCGGACTCCGGGAAGCAGCCCAGGGTGTTGGTCAGGGTTGCAGAGCGAGGGAAGAGTTCCCCTTCCTCAGCAGCCTGTAGCGCCGGGGTCCCGCCGCGGCAGTCGCCCCCGCGGGCGCCATCTACCAGGCTGCTCGAGGGCGGCTTCGGATAGAGCCAGATTCCTGTTCCTTCTCGTTGTCTCTCCTCAGACCCGGCCTGTGCCGAGAGGGGGGCACCACAGGTTACCGTCCGCGGCACTGGGACCGCTGACAGATTTATGAAGACTTTACAGCTTCTGGCCTGGGCCCGAATGGCAGGGCAGAGGTCCAGCCTAAGAGGCGCGCTGCGGGCTAAAGGGCTAAAGTTCCCCCAGCCGCGTGCCcgggggagcgggggtggggtgctggggaggggggcgcgaGCTGCCCCTGGAGTCCggggccctggctccctcccttctgGCGGGCGTGCACGTCTGTCCCCGCCGGGGCTGGGCATAGGGATTCTCCCCGCTGCGTGTagtcctctccttcccaccctcccaggCTAGCTTCCAGTCTCCCACAGAGTAAATATTTACCCAGAGGACGGGTAGCCCCTCGGAGGAGGCCTGGACAGCACCCTGGAAGGGCTTTTGGCTTTTCACCGGCCTGTATCAGCTGCAGCCCTTAACTGgttgtattttggttttggtCTCTCAGTAGAAATTCTTTTAGTAGATATTCTTCCGATCTCTGTGTAATCTTCTGGGTCCAGAGCCGGCAGTTACCAGGGAGCAATGACCCCATCTGccccttgctctttctcaaagtCCTCATCTTTAGAACCACCTTCGAGGCTTACTGGCCCttaatgtttctctctctcctgccggCCCGCCCTGTagccctctttcccttcttcagGTCACTCGTCTCTCTTTCGTTGGGGGTCTTCGATTTGCCGGCTACCTGACCGCAGCACTCATTGTGCGTCCCCAGGAGGATTTAAAATCAGTCCCTTCCTCTAGGATCCttcacctctgtctctcccctgaaGCTTTGATTCCTTTTGCCCCCGAAGTTGGGGCCTCAGTTTGCCGCAGATTCTTCTTAGTGTCCCTAAACACCGAAGATGCTCGCCAGCTCTTCAGAATGTCCTGGGCTGAGAGCACGGAACACCCGAACTCGCCGGCGTGATGAGGGCCTGCCGCGCTCCGAGGAGCCCCAGCAGAGGCTGCGCCACAATGATCATGCCCTGCCACGGCCAAGTCCCAACAggtggaaatggagagagagagtgacagaccTATTTGGGAGCGCAGGATATGTGAGGTAGCTGAAGGAGTTTAGAGATGAACGAGAGGGATTTGTGTGTTAGGTACACCTAGCCAGAGCTCTAAACAATGAGAATCTCAGAATCACTCTGGGTTGGTGCTGTAGAACCACTATTACCCTCTAAGAGCTCATAGACACATCCCGGCACTGGGTCTTGCCAGCCGGAAGGTGGAATAGCCCATTACCGACACCGCAGACCAGCAAAGTCAGCGAGGCGCTCACTGGGAGCACACGAGCGGTGTGGAGTCTGAGCAAGAGGTAGAGCTAGTCActgtgcgtgtttgtgtgtgtgggggggggggaggggtcagggagcTTCGTGATCCAGAAGCCCAGGATGTTCAATCTTTCTCACAAACCTCAGTCCTAAGCTCCTCTCTGATATCTCAGTCTCAACTAATTTGCACCCAACCCCCGAGATGGAATTGCTGCATTAAAAATCTTGGATTCCCAAAGCACCTCTGCGGGGTAAGATACCAGGCAGTGCCAAGCAACAGGTAGTGAGGGTCAGACGAAGGTGAAACCGCTATCAAGTCAAATTGCGAGAAATTTTAAacaattgaaacaaacaaaaaaggcagacATGTTCAAGTATTTCTAGTTGTGAGACTTTTCACAGGAATCAAGCATAAGGAATTAAGGGTGtttgaattcatcttttttttttttttttaatcttccaagTCTTCCTTACCTGTAAATTTGATGTTAGACTGCAGCCCCAACAACAGAAGCTTGAGGATCTGGAGATGGCTCTCCGTTTCAAAAAGCACAGATGATCATTCGCTTTTCTGGCTTCTGGTCACTTACTGGTCCGGAATCTGGGCCCAGTCAGCTTCCCTGTTTGTAGACCAGAGCCACACACATCCCTCGGGATTGTGGGAAGATCAACACGAGTCCTGTGTGCACGAGAAGTAGCGTTTTGACTATCAAGTAGCAGTAGCAGTATCCTCGACCAGAAGCAGTACAAACACCCAAGTTCATTAAAGATGTTCCCCgtcttgcttttaattttgacTAGCATTCCCGATAACCCATACTCAAAATGTGATCAGCTTTGGCCGCCAACAAGAGTACTGTACTCTTTAGATTAGACTTAGAGTGATCGAAAGTGAAAATTCAGAAGTAGGCTGCCCCGCAGGGCCTCTGGTAACTAAACAGAAGACCGGGGGATTACTTGTATGTGCAGTCTCAGTGTTCAACTTTCTTGGGACCGAGTCTTTTTGATTAAACCTTTCACTGGTGGGGGGATGCCAGCAGACCTTGGCATCAGGTACCAGCAGACCAGTATCGCGGCTGAGCTCTGTGGTGTGCTGGCCTCCAAGGAGAGTGCCCCTCGCACAGGCAATCGTCGACCCCTTGTGCGTAAGTTCTCGGCGCACCGCTCACGGCCAGGGACTGGAGCCTGTGTGGCTACGGTTTGGCCCCGCGCTTCTGGATGAACCCATCAGAGGCTGCGTTAGGAGGCTAGTCACGGAGACAGAAGAAGGGTCTCCACCTGGCGGTCGCAGTGGCCCCCATCTCCGGCTCGGTCTCTCCTAAACCTCCTGGTCTTTCCGAGGGGcctaccatctcacacctgtgcTCTCGCCACCTGGCATAGGCTGGAGTGAGGTAGCCCCTGCCGGTAATAGGTTCTTCTCGAGACAGCCCCTGGGGGCCCGCATGACGGGCAATTCTAAGAACCACTGCCCCTCGTAACGGtggccccccacctcccacctggaGTTTTAACTTCAATTCTGAGGcatctgtccctcctcccctcctagAAGTCTCTTCAACCCCTTCTCCCTTCGAGTCTCTCAAATTCAGACCAAACGCTTTCATTTGCTTATTCAGCATTTTTATCAGCCCGATTGTGTTGTCTGTTTGCGCTGCTCCTGGGAAGGTGTCAAACTcccattttcattgtatttagtCACCCAGGTGCAGAGCAAGCTTGAAAGAGACAGCGGAAGGACTTTCCCGGACTGCACTGTCGCTCAGCTGGCCGCACCAATCACCACGCAGCTAGCCCTCGGACCCTCCTCTTTGAGGGCGTGTCCCTGGTGAGTGATTGACGGAGCCGCCCGGCCCAGCTCAGGCCAGCCCACGTTGCTGCTTAGATTGAAATGCAGAACTCTAGCCTCTTTCATCGGGGCACAGACTTCCTTTTACTCCTTCCTTTTGCACTCTCGCCGCCTCCTCCCGGGAAGAAGTGGAGGCACCGGCAGCCCGGGGCAGCGACGAGCCGGGCCACTGAGGCTGTGCGAAAAGTTACTTTTTGGGAGTGCGGAACTGGGGCCCCGTTGGTGTACTGCTCGGAGCAATGGGTGAGTGGCGGCGGGGGACGCTGTCAGAGccgggaagggagggagggaaccacagggtgagggagggagggagggagagcgagggCGCGCACCACTGAGCGCTCACACTCTTATTGACTTTGCTCGTGTTTCTACAAGTTGTTAGGAACACGCTAAGGGTCAGGGCGCACAGCAGTTCAGTCTGAACGCTGGCTACTGGGTTGCTGTTGAtgccattttctgattttaaaagaagggaGCGGTGGCATCAGCAAGCTCCGCAGTCTTAGTGGAGGACCAAGTTTTGTCTCACGTAGACTCACACACTCAGAacgtgaggggaaaaaaaccaaacaaactgtAGTTTCTTCTAGACCTTGTCTAATCGCGCGGGTCTCCAGGCGGGGCGCTGGGGCTCAAGGGGTAGCGGCCCAAAGACTTTAGCTCCGAGAAGGCGAGAAGGAGCCTGTTGCAGGCGTCAAGACCCATCTCCTTGCCCGCTTCGGAGACTTTTGAACACTTGGAGCGGCCCTGTGTCCCACCACTTTGTTTGCTTGTAGTGGCCGCAGGCACCACCGGAATGGGGAGGGGGTCCCACTCGACCTTAGTGGTTTGGGGCCACTGGGCGAGACTCGGGGACAATAGGCTTTGGGAAAAGCCCAGGTCCCTAGTCCGGGGTGGGTGCATCCGCCCTGCCTTCTTATGCGGGCGGAGGCCGAGTGGTAAACGGCTGTCCCAAACTCCCGGTGCGTGTCCCCGCGCGCCGTGTGTTCGTTTTGCAGAGCCAGCCTTTGGGGAGGTGAACCAGCTGGGAGGAGTATTCGTGAACGGGAGGCCGCTGCCCAACGCCATCCGGCTTCGTATCGTGGAACTGGCCCAACTGGGCATCAGACCGTGTGACATCAGCCGCCAGCTACGGGTCTCGCACGGCTGCGTCAGCAAGATTCTGGCGCGCTACAACGAGACAGGCTCGATCTTGCCAGGAGCCATTGGGGGCAGCAAACCCCGAGTTACCACCCCCACCGTGGTGAAACACATCCGGACCTACAAGCAAAGGGACCCTGGCATCTTTGCTTGGGAAATCCGGGACCGCCTGCTGGCGGACGGCGTGTGCGACAAGTACAACGTGCCCTCGGTGAGCTCCATCAGCCGCATCCTGCGCAACAAGATCGGCAACTTGGCTCAACAGGGTCATTACGACTCCTACAAGCAGCACCAGCCGGCGCCGCAGCCGGCTCTGCCCTATAACCACATCTACTCGTACCCCAGCCCCATCACGGCGGCCGCAGCTAAGGTGCCCACGCCGCCCGGGGTGCCAGCCATCCCCGGCTCGGTGGCCATGCCCCGTACCTGGCCCTCCTCCCATTCCGTCACCGATATCCTGGGCATTCGCTCCATCACCGACCAAGGTAAGGGCTCACGGGCCGGATGTGTGGACGTTGCAGAGTCTTCCTCTACACCCTCGCTGGTGTCTCGGTATCTGCGGCCTCCGAGCCCGCGTCTATCCCACCACCTGAGGCTTTTTCCTTTCGAAACTATGGAGTCCTCCCAGGGGGGGTGTCCTGATCTCATTAACTTGAAATTCATGCCCTCCGTTTCCTTGCCACACACAGTCTCCTGCCTCATCTCAAACTACCAGACCCATAACATCCCCCCATCCCCAACACATGGTTCGCATTTTCCaccctcccccgcctctctcGCCGCTGCTGCCTCAGACCCGCTCGCTCACTTGGAGAGCGTGGCCCGGGTTGGACTGGGGGCTCAGCCCGGGAGGACTGAGAGGGCGTGGGGCTGCCGGTTGCAGACACCGCTGCGGGCAGCTTGTTTGGGGATCAGATGCGGCCGCGAGGAGTTGGGCACCCTGTGGAAATTGCAGTATTCTTGGATTCTGGCAATCAGGCCAAATTTGCTCAGGCAGGAAGTTCAAATGTCACCTAATTGGTTTCATTCTTATGCTTCACTTCATTTTCCTCGGAAACTGAGGTCCCGAAGTTACTACTAGTAACTTGCATGTTACTGCATTGCTCATTCTGGGActaattttctgctttatttctctctctccctttttttccaagtgccccccaccctggccttTACCTTAACAGACTTCACTATTTGTATCTTAGGAAGTAGCACCAACCACCGTTGTGATGGAGACAAAATGCGTGGTGATTCCATCttgtcctctcttctttccccctaTCCCCATGCCTGCGGCTTCTCTTTAGTGTCTCCTGGTCCCGGGAAATGCCAGTGGATATCTAGTACTTGCACGTTTTCAGCGGTGCCACCCCgctgttctcttcctttctcacccTTGACCTTGTGGTGTCCCCAGTGTCTTTTCTGGTTGGTAAGAAGGATTCCccgagcacccccaccccccagctcagTAGGCTTCTgcagaccagagtttgttttcttttacttc includes:
- the PAX9 gene encoding paired box protein Pax-9, giving the protein MEPAFGEVNQLGGVFVNGRPLPNAIRLRIVELAQLGIRPCDISRQLRVSHGCVSKILARYNETGSILPGAIGGSKPRVTTPTVVKHIRTYKQRDPGIFAWEIRDRLLADGVCDKYNVPSVSSISRILRNKIGNLAQQGHYDSYKQHQPAPQPALPYNHIYSYPSPITAAAAKVPTPPGVPAIPGSVAMPRTWPSSHSVTDILGIRSITDQGVSDSSPYHSPKVEEWSSLGRNNFAAAAPHAVNGLEKGALEQEAKYGQAPNGLPAVSSFVSASSMAPYPTPAQVSPYMTYSAAPSGYVAGHGWQHASGTPLSPHNCDIPASLAFKGMQAAREGSHSVTASAL